Proteins encoded together in one uncultured Desulfosarcina sp. window:
- a CDS encoding PilZ domain-containing protein, which translates to MDQSSDRKQRRFPRRAAYIIARYTVKEGIFRDIIKNIGATGIFVSTSRGISPEQPIELEFPVFEFENLIRVKGTVSRSSQKGFSVIFDQPIQGLICKEGHFPEIVHESNR; encoded by the coding sequence ATGGACCAAAGCTCCGATCGGAAACAGAGGCGATTCCCCCGCCGGGCGGCCTATATTATCGCCCGGTACACCGTCAAGGAGGGAATCTTTCGGGATATCATCAAGAATATCGGGGCGACGGGAATTTTTGTCAGCACCTCGCGGGGCATCTCTCCGGAACAGCCCATCGAACTCGAATTTCCGGTATTCGAATTTGAAAACCTGATTCGGGTGAAAGGAACGGTCTCGCGCAGCAGCCAGAAGGGATTCTCCGTGATCTTCGACCAACCCATCCAGGGCCTGATCTGCAAGGAAGGACATTTTCCCGAAATCGTCCATGAAAGCAACCGGTGA
- a CDS encoding type II toxin-antitoxin system HicA family toxin: protein MPRKIGQLIKDLENAGFINRGGKGSNQNYIHPKGIAITISGKPGDDAKQYQEKEVQLKIGRAKK from the coding sequence ATGCCAAGAAAAATCGGACAACTTATAAAAGATCTTGAAAATGCAGGATTTATTAATCGTGGTGGGAAAGGCAGCAATCAAAACTATATTCATCCCAAAGGAATTGCTATAACCATTTCCGGCAAGCCTGGCGATGATGCAAAACAATATCAGGAAAAAGAAGTTCAACTGAAAATCGGAAGGGCTAAAAAATGA
- a CDS encoding AzlD domain-containing protein — translation MADYLLLLVGMGLVTYLPRWLPLHYLSRRSLPEWFVQWLELIPAAILSALLLPALILDNDPRSLDLLRPELWVAIPTFAFAWWKRSLGGTVVVGMLLFWLAGKINPEWLPWIS, via the coding sequence ATGGCCGATTATCTGCTGCTCCTGGTGGGCATGGGCCTGGTGACCTACCTGCCCCGCTGGCTGCCCCTGCACTATCTCTCGCGCCGATCCCTGCCGGAATGGTTCGTTCAGTGGCTGGAGTTGATCCCGGCGGCCATTCTCAGTGCGCTGCTGCTGCCGGCCCTGATCCTCGACAACGATCCAAGAAGCCTTGACCTGCTGCGCCCGGAGTTGTGGGTGGCTATCCCGACGTTTGCCTTTGCCTGGTGGAAACGGTCTTTGGGGGGAACGGTGGTCGTGGGGATGCTGCTGTTCTGGCTGGCGGGGAAGATCAATCCGGAGTGGTTGCCTTGGATTTCATAA
- a CDS encoding TRAP transporter small permease subunit, translating to MLNLLKVFCGAIDSTNEAVGRMVSWVSLLLVLVVFVDVVMRYLFKTSFVFTQELEWHLFAFIFLIGAGYTLLHDGHVRVDIIYQRLTFKGRAWVNLIGVIFFLIPGCWLVIATSWKFVGNSFSVLEGSPDPGGIPYRFIVKGTMTVGYALLLLQGLSMGLHSILQVLGVETGEEENA from the coding sequence ATGCTCAACTTGCTGAAGGTTTTTTGCGGCGCCATCGACAGCACCAACGAGGCGGTGGGCCGCATGGTTTCCTGGGTCAGCCTGCTGCTGGTGCTGGTGGTTTTCGTGGATGTGGTCATGCGCTATCTGTTCAAGACCAGTTTCGTTTTTACCCAGGAACTGGAGTGGCATCTGTTCGCGTTCATTTTTCTCATCGGCGCCGGCTACACCCTGCTGCACGACGGCCATGTGCGGGTGGACATCATCTATCAGCGCCTGACCTTCAAAGGGCGCGCCTGGGTCAATCTGATCGGGGTGATTTTTTTCCTGATTCCCGGTTGCTGGCTGGTGATCGCCACTTCCTGGAAATTCGTGGGCAATTCCTTTTCCGTGCTGGAGGGCTCGCCGGACCCCGGGGGCATTCCCTACCGTTTTATCGTCAAAGGCACCATGACCGTGGGCTATGCTCTCCTGCTGCTGCAGGGCCTGTCCATGGGGTTGCATTCCATACTGCAGGTATTGGGGGTGGAAACGGGTGAGGAGGAGAACGCCTGA
- a CDS encoding GNAT family N-acetyltransferase — protein sequence MSVTAWHEEPISKRHDRQAFDCGEAALNDFLQRYACKSHELCGAKTFLAIDDADKKAIHGFYSLSPASIEYARTPGIIRRGLARYDVPVFRLARLAVDLKMQGQGFGGQLLLAAGRRCLLASQEVGGVALLIDAKNDRAAKWYAEYGAVPIADVPLTLLLPLSVIEAALRN from the coding sequence ATGAGCGTGACGGCATGGCACGAAGAGCCTATCAGCAAGAGGCATGACCGGCAGGCTTTCGACTGCGGTGAGGCGGCACTGAACGATTTTTTACAGCGTTACGCCTGCAAAAGCCATGAGCTTTGTGGTGCGAAAACCTTTCTCGCTATCGACGACGCCGACAAGAAAGCCATCCACGGTTTCTACAGCCTGAGCCCTGCCTCCATCGAATACGCCCGAACGCCTGGCATCATACGGCGCGGGCTGGCCCGTTATGATGTGCCTGTTTTCCGGCTGGCGCGATTGGCCGTGGATCTCAAGATGCAAGGGCAGGGTTTTGGTGGTCAACTCCTGCTTGCAGCTGGCCGTCGCTGCCTGCTGGCCTCGCAGGAAGTAGGCGGCGTTGCGTTGCTCATTGACGCCAAAAACGACAGGGCTGCAAAATGGTATGCGGAATACGGTGCTGTGCCGATAGCGGATGTGCCGCTCACGTTGCTGCTGCCACTTTCAGTGATCGAGGCAGCACTGAGAAATTGA
- the hrpA gene encoding ATP-dependent RNA helicase HrpA, whose translation MKDSHKQIQSLRALLKKVMHADAIVLRRELDRLVRSRKKMADSAFEGRLDNLTARIRTAVDKRRRRLAGVPRFSDLPHLPITGAKEAIVESIRNHPVTIVSGETGSGKTTQIPKFCLAAGRGIDGRIACTQPRRIAATTVAARIAEELGEELGRSVGYKIRFQDNTSPEAYIKVVTDGILLAETQGDAWLNEYDTIIVDEAHERSLNIDFVLGILKQLVHKRSNLKLIVTSATIDTEKFSKAFDDAPVIEVSGRMYPVETRYFYSDDEAREKEEGTPVEAAVAAVDELVARRARGDILVFMPTEQDIRETCDLLAGRNLPRTDILPLFARLSAGEQHRVFAGTAARKIVVATNVAETSITIPGIKYVVDTGLARISRYVPRSRITALPVVPVSRSSADQRKGRCGRVQNGVCIRLFSEKDYLNRPLFTQPEILRSNLAEVILRMIALKLGDIDRFPFIDRPAEKSVRDGFNLLLELGAIAGREKARGGSAYRLTENGRTMARLPIDPRLSRMLIEARKENCLGAIVIIAAALSIQDVRERPLEKEALADQAHRPFVDAQSDFITILNIWRALHHGPERPRSTGALRKYCRGHYLSFRRVREWRDIHRQIADALKEQGFDESRTQGDPLKDLLTASPDRNQAFHPLYAAIHRCILSGFLSNIAMQKEKVFYRAAGDREAMLFPGSGLFKNPGGWIVAAEMVETSRLFARQAAVIDVAWLEPLGGDLCRKSWSDPHWEKNRGQVVAREQVTLFGLPIVVDRQVVFGRIDPDRAADIFIRSALVEGDVKQPPAFLRHNLDLVEAVRGMEDRIRRRDILVDDEVLVDFYKQRLSGIADLRSLNHLVRKKGGDQFLRLDREMLVRYRPDEAVLDRFPRKLDLGHRVLSCDYVFDPGHAADGVTLTVPAEATGEVPRQQLDWVVPGLLEEKITALIKGLPKAHRVRLVPVAETVQLILDEMPRGEESLPTALSRFLFQRLKVDIPASAWPVDELADHLKLRLAITDAKGRVVASGRDEALLDREVSDSALPGGIKALKRKWERETITEWDFGDLPEFLQDDRRKEAGWRLYPRLAVENDGIALRLFTDGKEARQSHREGVAALLARHFAEDLKFLKKNLKLPSLLKRQSIYFDGPAAIEKQLFQCVSRELFAKSIFTRAAFETCLEELAQGRIHQCGQDLREAVIAVVEAHHEAQCRILEVEKKRIAAPVVGQFLQARKGELSRLVPENFVLLYDRQRLFHLVRYLNAASIRVQRGIVDLDKDRSRQAMVEPFVEALNRMLAAMDASTSPEKRAEVEAFFWMIEEYKVSVFAQEVGTDGPISAKRLKKQIGEIERMI comes from the coding sequence ATGAAAGACAGCCATAAACAGATCCAATCCCTGCGGGCCTTGCTGAAAAAGGTGATGCACGCCGACGCCATCGTTTTGCGTCGGGAGTTGGACCGTCTGGTGCGCAGCCGAAAAAAAATGGCGGACTCTGCCTTCGAAGGCCGACTCGACAATCTGACTGCGCGCATCCGCACGGCCGTCGATAAACGTCGCCGCCGCCTTGCGGGGGTGCCCCGCTTTTCCGATCTGCCCCACCTGCCCATTACCGGCGCCAAGGAAGCCATTGTCGAAAGCATCCGCAACCACCCCGTCACCATCGTCTCCGGTGAGACCGGATCGGGAAAAACCACCCAGATTCCCAAGTTCTGCCTGGCCGCCGGCCGCGGCATCGACGGCAGGATCGCCTGCACCCAGCCCCGGCGCATTGCCGCCACGACGGTGGCGGCCCGCATCGCCGAGGAACTGGGCGAGGAATTGGGCCGCTCGGTCGGCTACAAGATCCGCTTTCAGGACAACACTTCTCCGGAGGCCTACATCAAGGTGGTCACCGACGGCATCCTGCTGGCCGAAACCCAGGGCGACGCCTGGCTCAACGAATACGACACCATCATCGTGGACGAGGCCCACGAGCGCAGCCTGAACATCGACTTCGTGCTGGGCATTCTCAAACAATTGGTCCACAAACGCAGCAACCTGAAGCTGATCGTCACCTCGGCGACCATCGACACCGAGAAATTCTCCAAAGCCTTCGACGACGCACCGGTCATCGAAGTTTCCGGGCGGATGTATCCCGTGGAAACCCGCTATTTCTACTCCGACGACGAGGCTCGGGAAAAGGAGGAGGGAACGCCGGTGGAGGCGGCCGTGGCGGCTGTTGACGAGCTGGTGGCGCGCCGCGCACGGGGCGACATCCTGGTTTTCATGCCCACCGAACAGGATATCCGCGAGACCTGCGACCTGCTGGCCGGCCGCAATCTGCCGCGAACCGATATCCTGCCCCTGTTCGCCCGGCTCAGCGCAGGGGAGCAGCACCGGGTGTTCGCCGGCACCGCCGCCCGCAAGATTGTCGTGGCCACCAACGTGGCCGAGACGTCCATCACCATTCCGGGAATCAAATATGTAGTGGATACCGGGCTGGCGCGCATTTCCCGGTACGTGCCGCGGTCGCGCATCACCGCGCTGCCGGTGGTGCCCGTTTCGCGAAGCAGCGCCGATCAGCGCAAAGGCCGCTGCGGACGGGTGCAAAACGGGGTGTGCATCCGCCTGTTCAGCGAAAAGGACTACCTCAACCGGCCCCTGTTCACCCAACCCGAGATTCTGCGGTCCAACTTGGCCGAGGTCATCCTGCGCATGATCGCCCTCAAGCTCGGCGACATCGACCGGTTTCCCTTCATCGACCGGCCGGCGGAAAAGAGCGTCCGGGACGGATTCAATCTGCTGCTGGAGCTGGGCGCCATCGCTGGCAGGGAAAAGGCCCGTGGCGGGAGCGCCTACCGGTTGACGGAAAACGGCCGCACCATGGCGCGCCTGCCCATCGACCCGCGCTTGTCCCGCATGCTCATCGAGGCCCGCAAGGAAAACTGCCTGGGCGCCATCGTGATCATTGCCGCCGCCCTCAGCATCCAGGATGTCCGCGAGCGGCCCCTGGAAAAAGAGGCCCTGGCCGACCAGGCCCATCGCCCCTTTGTGGATGCCCAGTCCGATTTTATCACCATTCTCAACATCTGGCGGGCGCTGCATCACGGCCCCGAACGGCCGCGCAGTACCGGCGCGCTGAGAAAATACTGCCGCGGGCATTACCTTTCCTTCCGGCGGGTGCGGGAATGGCGGGATATCCACCGCCAGATTGCCGACGCCCTGAAAGAGCAGGGCTTCGACGAAAGCCGGACCCAAGGTGACCCCCTAAAAGACCTTCTGACCGCCAGCCCGGATCGCAACCAAGCCTTTCATCCGCTGTATGCCGCCATCCACCGCTGCATTCTCAGCGGATTTCTCTCCAACATCGCCATGCAAAAGGAGAAAGTCTTCTACCGGGCGGCCGGGGACAGGGAGGCCATGCTTTTCCCCGGATCGGGCCTGTTCAAAAACCCGGGCGGCTGGATCGTGGCGGCGGAGATGGTGGAGACCTCGCGCCTGTTCGCCCGCCAGGCGGCGGTGATCGACGTGGCCTGGCTGGAGCCGCTGGGCGGCGACCTGTGCCGCAAAAGCTGGTCCGATCCCCACTGGGAGAAAAACCGCGGCCAGGTGGTGGCCAGAGAACAGGTGACCCTGTTCGGCCTGCCCATCGTTGTCGACCGGCAAGTGGTCTTCGGCCGCATCGATCCGGACCGGGCGGCGGATATCTTTATCCGCAGCGCCCTGGTGGAAGGCGATGTGAAGCAGCCGCCGGCGTTTCTGCGCCACAATCTCGACCTGGTGGAGGCGGTGCGCGGCATGGAAGACCGCATCCGGCGCAGGGACATCCTGGTGGACGACGAAGTGCTGGTGGATTTTTACAAACAGCGACTTTCCGGCATAGCGGATCTGCGGAGCCTCAACCACCTTGTCCGCAAGAAGGGCGGCGACCAGTTTTTGCGCCTGGACCGGGAGATGCTGGTTCGCTACCGGCCCGACGAGGCCGTGCTGGACCGGTTCCCCCGCAAGCTGGACCTGGGCCACCGCGTTTTGAGCTGCGATTATGTTTTCGATCCGGGCCATGCGGCCGACGGCGTGACCCTGACCGTTCCGGCCGAGGCCACGGGGGAGGTGCCCCGCCAGCAGTTGGACTGGGTGGTGCCGGGACTGCTGGAAGAGAAGATTACCGCCCTGATCAAGGGGCTGCCCAAGGCCCATCGGGTGCGCCTGGTGCCGGTGGCCGAAACCGTTCAATTGATTCTCGATGAAATGCCCCGGGGAGAGGAAAGCCTGCCCACTGCCTTGAGCCGTTTTCTCTTTCAGCGCCTGAAGGTGGATATTCCCGCATCGGCATGGCCCGTGGACGAACTGGCCGACCACCTGAAGCTGCGTCTGGCCATCACCGATGCCAAGGGGCGGGTGGTGGCCAGCGGCAGGGACGAAGCGCTGCTGGACCGCGAGGTCTCCGATTCCGCTTTGCCCGGCGGCATAAAGGCGCTGAAGCGAAAGTGGGAGCGGGAGACCATCACCGAGTGGGATTTCGGCGATTTGCCCGAGTTCCTTCAAGACGACCGACGCAAGGAAGCCGGATGGCGATTGTACCCCCGGCTGGCGGTCGAGAACGATGGAATTGCCCTGCGGTTGTTCACCGATGGGAAAGAGGCCCGGCAGTCTCACCGGGAAGGCGTTGCGGCGCTGCTCGCCCGTCATTTCGCCGAAGACCTGAAATTTCTGAAAAAAAACCTGAAGCTGCCGAGTCTGCTCAAACGCCAGAGCATCTATTTCGACGGGCCGGCCGCCATCGAGAAACAACTCTTTCAGTGCGTCTCACGGGAACTGTTCGCAAAATCCATTTTTACCCGCGCGGCATTCGAGACCTGCCTGGAAGAACTGGCCCAGGGCCGGATTCATCAATGCGGTCAGGACCTGCGCGAGGCCGTCATTGCCGTCGTGGAGGCGCACCATGAGGCCCAATGCCGCATCCTGGAGGTGGAGAAAAAGCGCATTGCCGCACCGGTGGTAGGCCAATTTCTGCAAGCCCGGAAAGGCGAACTGAGCCGTCTGGTCCCCGAGAACTTTGTGCTCCTGTATGACCGGCAGCGCCTTTTTCATCTGGTGCGCTACCTGAACGCCGCCTCCATCAGGGTCCAGCGGGGAATCGTCGACCTGGATAAGGACCGCTCCCGGCAGGCCATGGTAGAACCTTTCGTCGAGGCCCTGAACCGCATGCTGGCCGCCATGGATGCGAGCACTTCACCGGAAAAAAGGGCAGAGGTGGAAGCCTTTTTCTGGATGATCGAGGAATACAAGGTCTCGGTGTTCGCCCAGGAGGTGGGCACCGACGGTCCGATATCGGCCAAACGGCTGAAAAAGCAGATCGGCGAGATCGAACGGATGATATAG
- a CDS encoding DUF1778 domain-containing protein: MPRVAVKDNDRISLRVRTEDKEMLLRAVALAHSDLTAFILQHTLPAAKAVIKEAEHVQLSERDSLRVLDLLENPPAPNAKLRAAAKVLPRLS; this comes from the coding sequence ATGCCACGTGTAGCCGTCAAAGACAACGATCGGATATCCCTGCGGGTGCGAACCGAGGACAAGGAGATGCTCCTGCGGGCGGTGGCGCTGGCACACAGCGACCTGACCGCTTTCATACTTCAGCACACGTTGCCGGCCGCCAAGGCGGTTATCAAGGAAGCCGAGCATGTCCAACTTTCTGAACGGGACAGTCTCCGGGTTCTCGACTTGCTGGAGAACCCGCCTGCGCCGAACGCGAAACTGCGGGCTGCTGCAAAAGTATTGCCCCGACTGTCATGA
- a CDS encoding AzlC family ABC transporter permease, with protein MTPLLSDTRSKTIKEGLSAGWPICLGYLPIGMAFGVLAQKAGLTPLQIGLMSILVFAGSAQFIAVAMLSAGASAMAIVTTTFVVNLRHVLMSSALAVYLRAAHRGLLALFAYGVTDESFAVNLPRFHARTWNLPRALVVNHSANLVWLFSTVAGGIGGRFIPEGALGIDYALIAMFICLLIFQIRKRIHLLAAVIAGLTAVVLALLIPGNSYIVIASVVAATLGVLVQRKTKRRR; from the coding sequence ATGACGCCCCTATTATCCGATACCCGTTCAAAAACGATTAAAGAGGGATTGAGCGCCGGCTGGCCGATCTGCCTGGGGTACCTGCCCATCGGCATGGCTTTCGGCGTGCTGGCCCAGAAGGCGGGGCTGACCCCGCTTCAGATCGGCCTGATGTCCATCCTGGTGTTTGCCGGCAGCGCCCAGTTCATTGCCGTGGCCATGCTGAGTGCCGGGGCTTCGGCCATGGCCATCGTTACTACCACCTTTGTGGTGAATCTGCGTCATGTGCTGATGAGTTCGGCCCTGGCCGTCTACCTGCGTGCCGCCCATCGGGGCCTGCTGGCGTTGTTCGCCTACGGCGTGACGGACGAGAGCTTTGCCGTCAACCTGCCGCGTTTCCATGCCCGCACCTGGAACCTGCCCCGGGCCCTGGTGGTCAACCATTCCGCCAACCTGGTCTGGCTCTTCAGCACCGTGGCCGGCGGCATCGGCGGCCGCTTTATTCCCGAAGGGGCCCTTGGCATCGACTATGCCCTGATCGCCATGTTCATCTGCCTGCTGATCTTCCAGATCAGAAAGCGGATTCACCTGCTTGCGGCCGTGATCGCCGGATTGACGGCCGTGGTGCTGGCGCTGCTGATACCGGGAAACAGCTATATCGTCATCGCTTCCGTCGTCGCCGCCACCCTGGGGGTATTGGTTCAACGCAAAACCAAGAGGAGGCGCTGA
- a CDS encoding TRAP transporter substrate-binding protein yields the protein MKRRDFLKKAGVGAAAAAVATAGVMGCSKKEEPEKKVEAPAVVTKKTYNWKMVTTWPPKLPVLQDGCERLAKRIEELSDGRIKIQVFAAGELVPALESFQAVSDGTVEVGSGASYYWAGKEPATQWFAAVPFGMNGQGMSAWFHGGGGLELWEETYAPFNLVPRPGGSTGVQMGGWFNKKIETIDDYKGLKMRIPGLGGKVVAKAGGTVVLLPGGEIFTSLERGVIDATEWVGPLHDLRMGFYQAAKYYYYPGWHEPGTYLEYFFNKKVYDELPADLKHIIDAACTETEHWVLAQFDAQNGQALQTLINEKKVELVRFPDPVLDDLRKLANEVVAEEAAKTPVATKVNDAFRAFQKVVGTWGSVSETAYYNLIQPKFSLKG from the coding sequence ATGAAGAGAAGAGATTTTCTGAAAAAGGCAGGGGTCGGCGCGGCGGCCGCAGCCGTTGCAACGGCTGGTGTCATGGGCTGCTCGAAAAAAGAAGAACCGGAGAAAAAAGTCGAAGCTCCGGCCGTGGTAACGAAAAAGACCTACAACTGGAAAATGGTAACCACCTGGCCGCCCAAACTGCCCGTGCTTCAGGACGGCTGCGAGCGGCTGGCCAAACGTATCGAGGAACTTTCCGACGGCCGCATCAAGATCCAGGTTTTCGCCGCCGGTGAACTGGTTCCTGCGTTGGAAAGTTTTCAGGCGGTCTCCGACGGGACCGTGGAAGTGGGCAGCGGCGCCTCCTACTACTGGGCAGGCAAGGAGCCGGCCACCCAGTGGTTCGCAGCGGTGCCCTTCGGGATGAACGGCCAGGGCATGAGCGCCTGGTTCCACGGCGGCGGTGGCTTGGAGCTGTGGGAAGAAACTTACGCGCCCTTCAACCTGGTGCCCCGTCCCGGCGGTTCCACCGGTGTCCAGATGGGCGGGTGGTTCAACAAGAAGATCGAGACCATCGACGATTACAAGGGCCTCAAGATGAGAATCCCGGGCCTGGGCGGCAAGGTTGTGGCCAAGGCCGGCGGCACGGTGGTCCTCTTGCCCGGCGGCGAAATTTTCACCTCCCTGGAGCGCGGCGTGATCGATGCCACCGAGTGGGTGGGCCCGTTGCACGACCTGCGCATGGGCTTCTACCAGGCCGCCAAATATTACTATTATCCCGGCTGGCACGAACCGGGCACCTATCTCGAGTACTTTTTCAACAAAAAGGTGTACGACGAGCTGCCTGCGGATCTCAAGCACATCATCGACGCCGCCTGCACTGAAACCGAGCACTGGGTCCTTGCCCAGTTCGATGCCCAGAACGGCCAGGCTTTGCAGACCCTGATCAACGAGAAAAAGGTAGAACTGGTGCGGTTCCCCGACCCGGTCCTGGACGATCTGCGCAAGCTGGCCAACGAAGTGGTGGCGGAAGAGGCGGCCAAAACTCCCGTGGCCACCAAGGTCAACGACGCTTTCAGGGCGTTCCAGAAAGTGGTCGGCACCTGGGGCAGCGTTTCCGAGACGGCCTACTATAATCTCATTCAGCCCAAATTTTCCCTGAAGGGATAG
- a CDS encoding TRAP transporter large permease subunit encodes MEYLPAWMFLALTILLMAGFPVTFTLMGTAMCFGLIGFGWSFFDLLPLRIWGVMTNVTLIAVPLFVFMGVMLERSGLAEELLDTMGILFGRLRGGLAISVVVVGALLGASTGIVGATVVTMGLLAVPTMLRRGYQRELATGTVSASGTLGQIIPPSIVLVLIGDIVGVSVGDLFMGAVLPGFLLVGLFVLYIAVISWVKPKWAPAIPKAELDAISPGELVARVGKALFPPLFLMVAVLGSIFAGIASPTEAAAVGAVGATLLTVVNRKFSMKILHEVMQTTVRLTCMVFIILCGAALFGLVFRGLGGDGLVREFLGSLAHKYSHNMVLAIVMGLIFVIGFFLDFIEITFIHVPVLAPIMIEFGFDPVWFCILIAVNLQTSFMTPPFGFSLFYLKAVTPPEITTGHIYRGIIPFVIVQIIGLTIVVLFPQLATWLPKVVFGQ; translated from the coding sequence ATGGAATACTTGCCCGCGTGGATGTTTCTGGCCCTGACGATCCTGCTGATGGCCGGCTTTCCGGTCACCTTCACCCTGATGGGGACGGCCATGTGCTTCGGCCTCATCGGCTTCGGCTGGTCCTTTTTCGATCTGCTGCCCCTGCGGATATGGGGCGTGATGACCAACGTTACGCTGATCGCCGTGCCCCTGTTCGTTTTCATGGGGGTCATGCTGGAGCGCTCCGGTCTGGCCGAGGAACTGCTGGACACCATGGGAATCCTGTTCGGGCGCCTGCGGGGCGGACTGGCCATTTCCGTGGTGGTGGTCGGCGCCCTGCTGGGGGCCTCCACCGGCATCGTGGGGGCCACGGTGGTCACCATGGGGCTTCTGGCCGTGCCCACCATGCTGCGCCGCGGCTATCAGAGGGAACTGGCCACGGGCACGGTTTCCGCGTCCGGCACCCTGGGGCAGATCATTCCCCCCAGCATCGTTCTGGTGCTCATCGGCGATATCGTCGGCGTTTCCGTCGGCGATCTGTTTATGGGCGCCGTGCTCCCCGGATTTCTGCTGGTGGGTCTGTTCGTTTTATACATCGCGGTGATCTCGTGGGTGAAACCCAAATGGGCGCCGGCCATTCCCAAGGCGGAACTGGATGCCATCTCCCCCGGTGAACTGGTGGCCCGGGTGGGCAAGGCCCTTTTCCCGCCCCTTTTTCTGATGGTAGCCGTGCTGGGATCGATTTTTGCCGGTATCGCCTCACCCACTGAGGCGGCCGCCGTGGGTGCCGTGGGGGCCACCCTGCTTACCGTGGTGAACCGGAAATTCTCCATGAAAATTCTCCACGAGGTGATGCAGACCACCGTGCGCCTGACCTGCATGGTCTTCATTATCCTGTGTGGCGCCGCGCTTTTCGGACTGGTTTTCCGAGGCCTGGGCGGCGACGGTCTGGTAAGGGAATTTCTCGGCTCCCTGGCCCATAAATACAGCCACAATATGGTCCTGGCCATCGTCATGGGGCTGATTTTCGTGATCGGCTTTTTTCTGGATTTTATCGAGATCACCTTTATCCACGTGCCCGTACTGGCACCCATCATGATCGAATTCGGGTTCGATCCGGTCTGGTTCTGCATTCTGATCGCCGTCAATCTGCAGACCTCGTTCATGACGCCGCCTTTCGGGTTTTCCCTGTTTTATCTCAAGGCGGTGACGCCGCCCGAAATCACCACCGGGCACATCTACCGGGGAATCATCCCCTTTGTCATTGTCCAGATCATCGGTCTGACCATCGTGGTGCTGTTCCCCCAACTGGCCACCTGGCTGCCGAAAGTGGTGTTTGGACAGTAG